In Brachypodium distachyon strain Bd21 chromosome 2, Brachypodium_distachyon_v3.0, whole genome shotgun sequence, one genomic interval encodes:
- the LOC100829473 gene encoding 2-hydroxyacyl-CoA lyase, whose product MAPDSALPATVDGSALAGLALAAAGARHMFGVVGIPVTSLASRAAAAGVRFLAFRNEQSAGYAAAAYGFLTGSPGLLLTVSGPGCVHGLAGLSHATANAWPLLLISGSCSQHDAGKGDFQELDQIAATKPFAKLAVKATSIADIPRLVFQALAATVAGRPGGCYLDIPSDVLHQTLTGSEAASLIAAAAAADSADSSPPKDKALGEGIVKAAELLRRAERPLVVVGKGAAYARAEEVIQKLVDTTGIPFLPTPMGKGVVPDVHPLSATAARSLAIGQCDVALVVGARLNWLLHFGEPPKWSKDVTFILVDVCEDEIELRKPQVGLVGDAKRVIELLNREIKDQPFCLARSHPWVDAITKKTKDNVLKMEAQLVKDVVPFNFMTPMRIIRDAILAEGSPAPVVVSEGANTMDVGRAVLVQNEPRTRLDAGTWGTMGVGLGYCVAAAVAEPGRLVVAVEGDSGFGFSAMEVETLVRYQLPVVVIVFNNNGVYGGDRRSPDELTGPYKDDPAPTSFVPAAAYHKMMEAFGGKGYLVETPEELKSALSESFHARKPAVINVIIDPYAGAESGRMQHKN is encoded by the exons ATGGCGCCCGACTCCGCCCTGCCCGCGACGGTCGACGGCAGCGCCCTCGCGGGACTAGCactcgccgcggccggcgcacGGCATATGTTCGGGGTGGTCGGCATCCCTGTCACCTCCCtcgcctcccgcgccgccgccgcaggggtCCGCTTCCTCGCCTTCCGCAACGAGCAGTCCGCGGgctacgccgccgccgcctacggCTTCCTCACCGGCTCCCCTGGCCTGCTCCTTACCGTCTCCGGGCCCGGCTGCGTCCACGGACTCGCGGGCCTCTCCCACGCCACCGCCAACGCCTGGCCGCTCCTCCTGATCTCAGGCTCCTGCTCCCAGCACGACGCCGGCAAGGGCGACTTCCAGGAGCTCGACCAGATCGCCGCCACCAAGCCCTTCGCCAAGCTCGCCGTCAAGGCCACCTCCATCGCAGACATCCCCCGCCTTGTCTTCCAGGCCCTTGCCGCCACCGTCGCGGGCCGCCCCGGCGGGTGCTACCTGGACATCCCATCTGACGTCCTCCACCAAACCCTCACCGGATCCGAGGCAGCCTCTCTTAtagccgcggccgcggcggccgatTCTGCCGATTCTTCCCCACCGAAGGACAAGGCCCTAGGCGAGGGTATCGTGAAGGCCGCAGAGCTGCTCCGGCGGGCGGAACGGCCTCTGGTTGTAGTTGGGAAAGGTGCAGCATACGCCCGTGCTGAGGAAGTGATCCAGAAGCTCGTGGACACCACAGGCATCCCCTTCCTCCCGACTCCGATGGGGAAGGGCGTCGTGCCAGATGTGCACCCACTgtctgccaccgccgcccgttCCCTCGCGATTGGGCAGTGCGATGTGGCGCTTGTTGTCGGTGCGAGGCTGAATTGGTTGCTTCACTTTGGTGAACCGCCCAAGTGGTCCAAGGATGTGACGTTCATACTTGTGGACGTCTGTGAGGATGAGATTGAGCTTCGGAAGCCGCAAGTGGGTCTTGTTGGGGATGCAAAGAGAGTCATTGAGCTCCTCAACAGGGAGATCAAGGACCAGCCATTCTGCTTGGCACGGTCGCACCCATGGGTTGATGCAATCACCAAGAAGACAAAGGATAATGTGCTTAAGATGGAGGCACAACTTGTGAAGGATGTTGTGCCATTCAATTTCATGACACCCATGCGGATTATTCGAGATGCAATCCTTGCGGAGGGGAGCCCTGCTCCAGTAGTAGTCTCAGAAGGAGCGAATACCATGGACGTTGGCAGGGCTGTGCTTGTGCAGAATGAGCCAAGGACAAGATTGGATGCAGGGACATGGGGGACAATGGGTGTCGGGTTGGGGTACTGTGTTGCGGCTGCAGTGGCTGAGCCAGGACGACTTGTGGTTGCTGTTGAGGGCGATTCTGGATTTGGATTCAGTGCAATGGAGGTTGAG ACATTAGTAAGGTACCAGCTTCCTGTTGTTGTAATTGTTTTCAACAACAATGGTGTCTACGGTGGTGACAGAAGAAGCCCTGATGAATTAACCGGACCATACAAAGATGACCCTGCCCCAACTTCTTTCGTTCCTGCTGCAGCCTACCACAAAATGATGGAAGCTTTTGGAGGAAAAGGTTATCTTGTTGAGACACCAGAAGAGCTAAAGTCTGCTCTTTCAGAATCATTTCATGCCAGGAAGCCAGCAGTGATTAATGTCATCATTGATCCTTACGCGGGTGCAGAGAGTGGCCGAATGCAACATAAGAACTGA
- the LOC112271067 gene encoding uncharacterized protein LOC112271067, with the protein MGSSHGWLITADEQSNLIFVNPATLAQIAMPPPETMRNVRLRYNAEGELDGYDLLYMDLSSRDFDTKTEPDDDLSLEEGRFYFYVRVAISCDPSSGNCIVLRVHLPGYQLSYARVGDTAWTWIDTDTECWDYHGIIHSGHDGLFYALRGNGTVHSIDLNGPSPVVKVILKQMVPYINSNKYIARAPWGDFYQIWRHDDFSAEKDGKVTSKNFVYKIDFVGQKLVQVNSLRDHALFIGFNSPFFVPVKDFCMLIPNSIYYTDDLHYYIFCHRISLREVVVFNMEDNSFTDLSLPNSRLNGPPPVWIRPSLT; encoded by the coding sequence ATGGGCTCCTCCCACGGCTGGCTCATCACTGCCGACGAGCAGTCAAATCTGATCTTTGTTAACCCTGCCACTCTTGCTCAGATCGCCATGCCTCCACCTGAAACCATGAGGAATGTCAGACTTCGTTACAATGCAGAAGGCGAGCTGGATGGCTATGACCTTCTTTACATGGATCTGTCGTCGCGGGATTTCGATACAAAAACCGAGCCAGATGATGACCTTTCACTGGAAGAAGGACGCTTCTACTTCTATGTGAGGGTCGCCATATCCTGTGATCCATCTAGTGGAAATTGTATTGTGCTTCGTGTGCATTTGCCAGGTTATCAGTTGTCCTATGCCAGGGTGGGGGACACCGCGTGGACATGGATTGATACTGATACAGAATGCTGGGACTACCATGGCATTATACATAGTGGCCATGATGGCTTGTTCTATGCTCTACGTGGTAATGGTACGGTCCATTCTATTGATCTTAATGGACCCTCTCCTGTGGTAAAGGTCATATTGAAACAGATGGTACCCTATATAAACAGCAATAAGTACATTGCTCGAGCACCGTGGGGAGATTTCTATCAGATATGGAGGCATGATGACTTTAGTGCGGAGAAAGACGGCAAGGTGACATCCAAAAATTTTGTGTACAAGATTGACTTTGTTGGACAAAAGCTTGTCCAAGTAAATAGCCTCCGAGATCATGCGTTGTTCATTGGTTTCAATTCTCCATTCTTTGTTCCAGTGAAAGATTTCTGCATGTTGATTCCAAACAGCATCTACTATACAGATGACCTGCATTATTATATCTTCTGCCATAGAATTAGTCTTCGGGAGGTTGTCGTATTCAATATGGAAGATAACAGTTTCACTGATTTGTCGCTCCCCAACTCACGATTGAATGGGCCACCACCAGTTTGGATTCGACCATCACTTACTTGA
- the LOC100822215 gene encoding cationic amino acid transporter 5, giving the protein MAPVETPPQEQYASKPVADSRSYWRWHKDDFFPEPSFSSWGAYRSALAATPARLRDRFTGRSTDAIELGALRRRSENEMRRCLTWWDLTWFGFGSVIGAGIFVLTGQEAHDDAGPAIVLSYVVSGLSAMLSVFCYTEFAVEIPVAGGSFAYLRVELGDVAAFIAAANLILESIIGTAAVARSWTSYLASLINMPVSKLRIHTSLVEGYNELDPVAVVVIAVTATMAMLSAKGTSRINWVASAVHVVVIAFVIVAGFIHAKPSNLTPFMPHGVPGVFRAAAIVYFAYGGFDNIATMAEETKNPSRDIPLGLLGSMSVITVIYCVMALVLSMMQPYTAIDRSAAYSVAFSSVGMHWAQYVVALGALKGMTTVMLVGALGQARYTTHIARSHIIPPVFALVHPRTGTPVNATILIAVLAACIAFFSSLDVLASLLSISTLFIFMMMATALLVRRYYVRGVTTRAHALRFVAFLVVIIASSAGIAAYWGAAPERWEGYVVLVPAWVIGTLGIQLMVPAARAPKVWGVPLVPWLPSLSIATNLFLMGSLGAQAFVRFGVCTAVMLVYYVLVGLHATYDVAHDDECGEDEQLGYGDATAVVDAADGKAGATTGDVEKASAGGDGGLR; this is encoded by the coding sequence ATGGCGCCCGTGGAGACGCCGCCGCAGGAGCAGTATGCGTCCAAGCCAGTGGCCGACAGCCGGAGCTACTGGCGTTGGCACAAGGACGACTTCTTCCCCGAGCCGTCGTTTTCGAGCTGGGGCGCGTACCGCTCCGCGCTGGCGGCGACCCCGGCACGGCTCCGTGACCGCTTCACGGGCCGCTCCACCGACGCCATCGAGCTGGGCGCGCTCCGCCGGCGCAGCGAGAACGAGATGCGCCGGTGCCTGACGTGGTGGGACCTGACGTGGTTCGGGTTCGGCTccgtcatcggcgccggcATCTTCGTGCTCACGGGCCAGGAGGCGCACGACGACGCcggcccggccatcgtgctCTCCTACGTGGTGTCCGGCCTCTCCGCCATGCTCTCCGTCTTCTGCTACACCGAGTTCGCCGTGGAGATCCCCGTTGCGGGGGGATCCTTCGCGTACCTCCGCGTGGAGCTCGGCGACGTGGCGGCcttcatcgccgccgccaacctcATCCTCGAGAGCATCATCGGCACGGCCGCCGTGGCGCGCTCCTGGACGTCCTACCTGGCTTCGCTCATCAACATGCCGGTGAGCAAGCTGCGGATCCACACGTCGCTTGTCGAAGGGTACAACGAGCTGGACCCGGTGGCCGTGGTGGTGATCGCGGTCACCGCGACCATGGCCATGCTGAGCGCCAAGGGCACATCCAGGATCAACTGGGTGGCGTCCGCGGTGCACGTGGTGGTGATCGCGTTCGTGATCGTGGCCGGATTCATCCACGCCAAGCCGAGCAACCTGACCCCGTTCATGCCGCACGGGGTGCCGGGCGTGTtccgggcggcggcgatcgtCTACTTCGCGTACGGTGGGTTTGACAACATCGCCACCATGGCGGAGGAGACCAAGAACCCGTCGAGGGACATCCCGCTGGGGCTGCTGGGCTCCATGTCCGTGATCACCGTCATCTACTGCGTGATGGCGCTGGTGCTGAGCATGATGCAGCCGTACACGGCGATCGACCGGAGCGCCGCCTACTCGGTGGCGTTCAGCAGCGTGGGGATGCACTGGGCGCAGTACGTGGTGGCGCTGGGGGCGCTCAAGGGGATGACGACGGTGATGCTGGTGGGTGCGCTGGGGCAGGCGCGGTACACGACGCACATCGCGCGGAGCCACATCATCCCGCCCGTGTTCGCGCTGGTGCACCCGAGGACGGGCACGCCGGTCAACGCCACCATACTCATCGCCGTCCTGGCCGCCTGCATCGCTTTCTTCTCCAGCCTCGACGTGCTGGCCAGCCTGCTGTCCATCAGCACGCTCTTCATCTTCATGATGATGGCCACGGCGCTGCTGGTCAGGAGGTATTACGTCAGGGGCGTCACGACGCGGGCGCACGCGCTGAGGTTCGTGGCGTTCCTGGTTGTGATCATCGCGTCGTCGGCCGGGATCGCGGCGTACTGGGGCGCGGCGCCGGAGAGGTGGGAGGGTTACGTGGTGCTTGTGCCGGCTTGGGTGATCGGGACGCTGGGGATCCAGCTGATGGTgcccgcggcgcgcgcgcccaAGGTCTGGGGCGTGCCGCTCGTGCCGTGGCTGCCCTCGCTCTCCATCGCCACCAATCTCTTCCTCATGGGCTCCCTCGGTGCGCAGGCCTTCGTCCGGTTCGGGGTCTGCACCGCCGTCATGCTCGTTTACTATGTGCTCGTCGGGCTTCATGCCACGTACGACGTCGCGCACGATGACGAGTGCGGCGAGGATGAGCAGCTGGGCTACGGGGACGCCACGGCTGTTGTCGATGCTGCTGATGGGAAGGCGGGGGCGACGACTGGCGACGTGGAGAAGGCCAGCGCGGGGGGAGACGGTGGGCTGCGCTAA
- the LOC100822525 gene encoding uncharacterized protein LOC100822525 produces MESSLCTPSHAMATRAHAAPSTASPRRASTSPSLSLLQPGRLRARAVRAHSRAPEPEPEPQAALPRTTALRVGAGVALALALGSASWAAPPWRGGGGAGTALVQPAALMCTLNAVADGAERGGAGIPAAVPGVRTSVDALSDSLFRREDAPRDRATLTDLVFEQVTKEHIGDRGKLTSLLQKEWAASRDSERKLDLGLLLTDVLVNQREWQRAKEVCQQLTGRYQRDSRPYLHLAVINMMMAVETMLSPETATADEIEKMSKNAMDAWKEFKNKYELAKGATESSA; encoded by the exons ATGGAATCCTCGCTCTGCACACCATCTCACGCGATGGCGACCAGAGCGCATGCCGCTCCGTCGACGGCTTCCCCGCGCCGTGCCAGCACGTCGCCGTCCCTGTCGCTGCTGCAGCCAGGACGCCTGAGGGCTCGCGCCGTGCGCGCGCATTCAagggcgccggagccggagccagagCCCCAGGCAGCGCTGCCCAGGACGACCGCGCTGAGGGTGGGCGCCGGCGTGGCGCTCGCTCTGGCATTGGGCAGCGCGTcgtgggcggcgccgccctggcgcggcggcgggggcgccgggACCGCCCTCGTGCAGCCGGCCGCTTTGATGTGCACGCTCAATGCCGTCGCGGACGGGGCGGAGCGGGGCGGCGCCGGTAtcccggcggcggtgcccggCGTGAGGACGAGCGTGGACGCGCTCTCGGACTCGCTGTTCCGGCGCGAGGACGCGCCCAGGGACCGCGCCACCCTCACGGACCTCGTCTTTGAGCAAGTCACCAAGGAG CACATCGGCGACAGGGGAAAGCTGACGAGCCTGCTGCAGAAGGAGTGGGCGGCGTCCCGCGACTCGGAAAGGAAGCTCGACCTCGGCCTGCTGCTCACTGATGTGCTCGTCAACCAG AGAGAGTGGCAAAGGGCAAAAGAAGTTTGCCAGCAACTGACGGGGCGCTACCAACGTGACTCGAGGCCATACCTACATTTG GCTGTCATTAACATGATGATGGCAGTGGAGACCATGCTGTCTCCGGAAACGGCCACCGCTGATGAAATCGAGAAGATGTCCAAGAACGCCATGGACGCCTGGAAAGAATTCAAGAACAAGTACGAGTTAGCCAAGGGAGCAACGGAGTCCAGCGCCTGA